The following are encoded together in the Gordonia insulae genome:
- a CDS encoding alkaline phosphatase D family protein translates to MSLVLGPILRHVGETTATVWMQTDKSADVEVLGCHASTFEVRGCHYALVVVDGLAPDSTNEYEVHVNGSRAWPESESQLPPSVIRTRGPGRDDTLRLVFGSCRYPKTGDPALDDKLGVDALDCYAQRLTELPVDEYPDAVVLLGDQVYADELTPEARSHLAGRRRGSARTKRPPDEVVSFTEYEGLYRHTWGDPEIRWLMSTVSIAMIFDDHDIRDDWNTSAAWRAEMDGIPWWRDRIRAGLGAYWVYQHLGNLSPAELDDDPDYRRVRANVGDCWPLLVDLADRADADQDGEKGLRFSYRWDLGRSRLVMADSRNGRILAGDVRKMLSDREFDWLEAQLTEDLDEVDHLLVGSSLPWLLPPALADLQTVNEVAGNRSGVRGRLAEKVRQTFDFEHWPAFMESFRRLSELIIGVASRGGVSAPATISVLSGDVHHSYVARVDHAGDGDTAVHQLVCSPVHNHVPAYVKPALKHAWSRRAGRLTRAWARRVGSPALPLSWRPVGHPLFGNTIATLGTRGRSSHVVFEQPDDDRKLIQMARVSLTD, encoded by the coding sequence ATGTCTCTCGTTTTGGGTCCGATCCTGCGCCATGTCGGTGAGACCACCGCAACGGTCTGGATGCAAACCGACAAGAGTGCCGACGTCGAGGTCTTGGGTTGCCACGCCTCCACATTCGAGGTCCGCGGATGCCATTACGCGCTGGTGGTGGTCGACGGCCTCGCCCCGGATTCGACCAACGAATACGAGGTGCACGTCAACGGATCGCGAGCGTGGCCCGAATCCGAATCCCAGCTCCCGCCGAGCGTCATCCGCACTCGAGGGCCCGGGCGCGACGACACGCTGCGGCTGGTATTCGGGTCATGTCGCTACCCGAAGACCGGTGACCCGGCACTCGACGACAAACTCGGCGTGGATGCGCTCGATTGCTACGCCCAGCGCCTGACCGAACTCCCGGTCGACGAGTATCCCGACGCCGTGGTCCTCCTCGGTGATCAGGTCTACGCCGACGAACTGACCCCTGAGGCGCGGAGTCACCTGGCCGGCCGTCGGCGGGGCTCGGCGCGCACCAAACGTCCGCCGGACGAGGTCGTGAGCTTCACCGAGTACGAGGGCCTCTACCGGCACACGTGGGGGGATCCGGAAATCCGCTGGCTCATGTCCACCGTGTCGATCGCGATGATCTTCGACGATCACGACATCCGCGACGATTGGAACACCTCGGCGGCATGGCGTGCGGAGATGGACGGCATTCCGTGGTGGCGGGATCGAATCCGCGCGGGCCTCGGTGCCTACTGGGTCTACCAGCATCTGGGCAATCTCAGCCCGGCCGAGCTCGACGACGATCCGGACTATCGGCGGGTCCGCGCGAATGTCGGTGACTGCTGGCCGCTGCTTGTCGACCTGGCCGACCGGGCGGATGCAGACCAGGATGGCGAGAAGGGGCTGCGATTCAGCTACCGCTGGGACCTCGGGCGGTCACGACTGGTGATGGCGGATTCCCGGAACGGTCGGATTCTCGCGGGTGACGTCCGGAAGATGTTGAGCGACCGGGAATTCGATTGGCTCGAAGCGCAGCTCACCGAAGATCTCGACGAGGTCGACCACCTGCTGGTGGGCTCCTCGCTGCCGTGGCTGCTTCCGCCGGCCCTCGCCGATCTGCAGACCGTCAACGAAGTCGCCGGAAACCGCAGCGGAGTACGCGGACGGTTGGCCGAAAAGGTGCGTCAGACTTTCGATTTCGAGCACTGGCCGGCGTTCATGGAGTCGTTTCGACGGCTGAGTGAGCTGATCATCGGCGTCGCCTCGCGCGGAGGGGTATCGGCGCCCGCAACCATCAGCGTGCTGTCCGGCGACGTCCACCACAGTTACGTCGCACGCGTCGACCATGCCGGAGACGGCGACACCGCAGTTCATCAGCTGGTGTGCTCCCCCGTGCACAATCACGTTCCCGCGTACGTGAAACCGGCGCTGAAGCATGCGTGGTCGCGTCGCGCCGGTCGACTGACGCGAGCGTGGGCGCGACGTGTCGGCTCGCCCGCGTTGCCCTTGTCCTGGCGTCCCGTCGGACATCCGCTGTTCGGCAACACCATCGCCACCCTGGGCACGCGAGGTCGTAGCTCACACGTGGTGTTCGAACAGCCCGACGACGACCGGAAACTGATACAGATGGCCCGGGTCTCCTTGACGGACTGA
- the thiD gene encoding bifunctional hydroxymethylpyrimidine kinase/phosphomethylpyrimidine kinase, producing the protein MDAISYVIAGSEATGGAGIQADLRTFAQLGVYGVGTITCIVSFDPKADWGHRFVPVDAQVIADQIEAATTAHAPEVVKIGMLGTPETISTVAERLRSRPWRHVVVDPVLICKGQEPGAALDTDNALRDEILPLATVVTPNLFEAATLAGVDTLETEDDLADAARRIAALGPQVVVVKGGVGLAGDDAVDVVFDGRETSVLRTPKIGDERVSGAGCVFAAAVTAELTKGADVVDAVRTAKQFTHDGIVGRIGSNAPFDAVWPRPGR; encoded by the coding sequence GTGGACGCGATCTCGTATGTGATTGCCGGGTCCGAGGCCACCGGGGGAGCCGGAATCCAAGCGGACCTTCGGACATTTGCGCAGCTCGGCGTCTACGGCGTCGGCACCATCACCTGCATCGTCTCGTTCGACCCGAAGGCCGACTGGGGACACCGGTTCGTCCCGGTGGACGCGCAGGTGATCGCCGACCAGATCGAGGCAGCGACCACTGCGCACGCCCCCGAGGTCGTCAAGATCGGCATGCTGGGCACTCCGGAGACGATCAGCACCGTCGCCGAGCGGCTCCGCAGCCGGCCGTGGCGCCATGTCGTGGTGGATCCGGTGCTCATCTGCAAGGGTCAGGAACCCGGCGCCGCCCTGGACACCGACAACGCGTTGCGCGACGAAATCCTGCCGCTGGCCACGGTCGTCACACCGAACCTCTTCGAGGCGGCGACACTCGCCGGAGTGGACACCCTCGAGACCGAGGACGACCTCGCCGACGCCGCCCGCCGGATCGCCGCTCTGGGGCCGCAGGTGGTCGTCGTCAAGGGCGGTGTCGGACTCGCCGGTGACGATGCGGTCGACGTCGTCTTCGACGGTCGCGAGACGTCGGTGCTGCGTACGCCGAAGATCGGGGACGAGCGGGTCTCCGGCGCAGGATGCGTCTTCGCCGCGGCGGTGACGGCCGAACTCACGAAGGGTGCGGACGTGGTCGATGCGGTGCGCACGGCCAAGCAGTTCACGCATGACGGCATCGTCGGGCGCATCGGATCGAATGCACCGTTCGACGCCGTCTGGCCGCGGCCGGGCCGGTGA
- a CDS encoding YciI family protein: MMRYLLLKHYRGGPDPVTDTPMDQWTPQEVQDHFQFMSDFAAKLVASGEFVDSQALAAQGTFVRYDGEGRPPVTDGPFAETKDLIAGWMAIDVDSYERALELAAELSAAPGAGGEPIHEWLEVRPFLTAPPPTVTE, translated from the coding sequence ATCATGAGATACCTGCTCCTGAAGCACTACCGAGGAGGTCCGGACCCGGTGACCGACACCCCGATGGATCAATGGACCCCGCAGGAGGTCCAGGACCACTTTCAGTTCATGTCCGATTTCGCGGCCAAGCTCGTCGCCTCGGGAGAGTTCGTCGACAGTCAGGCGCTCGCTGCGCAGGGCACGTTCGTCCGATACGACGGTGAGGGCAGACCGCCGGTCACCGACGGACCCTTCGCAGAGACCAAGGACCTGATCGCCGGGTGGATGGCGATCGACGTCGACTCCTATGAACGGGCACTCGAGCTCGCCGCAGAACTGTCGGCGGCTCCCGGTGCAGGCGGAGAGCCGATTCACGAATGGTTGGAGGTGCGGCCGTTCCTGACCGCACCGCCGCCGACGGTCACCGAGTGA
- a CDS encoding toxin-antitoxin system HicB family antitoxin yields MNLSTYVNNLGREFATLAEAGGEESRELVERLSGSLESAIRMTLLDALSAATDEITLDLAPGSVELRLRGRDPNFVVTAPAPEPAPDASAVTEATTADPLAPIADDGPSSRINVRLPEQLKAAVEDAAAKEGRSVNAWLVRAASSALQKTDSDQRPRQSGSGPLTQQSFNGWVR; encoded by the coding sequence ATGAACTTGAGCACCTACGTGAACAACCTCGGACGCGAGTTCGCCACCCTCGCGGAGGCGGGCGGCGAGGAATCCCGGGAGTTGGTCGAACGCCTCAGCGGCTCACTCGAATCCGCGATCCGGATGACCCTGCTCGACGCACTGTCCGCGGCTACGGACGAGATCACTCTCGACCTCGCACCGGGATCCGTGGAGTTGCGATTGCGCGGGCGCGATCCGAACTTCGTGGTGACCGCGCCCGCACCCGAGCCGGCGCCCGACGCCTCGGCGGTCACGGAGGCGACGACCGCCGACCCCCTCGCACCGATCGCCGACGACGGCCCGAGCTCCCGGATCAACGTGCGTCTGCCGGAGCAGCTCAAAGCCGCTGTGGAGGACGCCGCGGCCAAGGAGGGCCGGTCGGTCAACGCATGGTTGGTACGTGCCGCCTCGTCGGCGCTGCAGAAGACCGACAGCGATCAGCGCCCCCGGCAGTCGGGCAGCGGACCTCTGACGCAGCAGAGCTTCAACGGCTGGGTTCGCTAG
- a CDS encoding RNA polymerase sigma factor has product MDELLLRELTPAVIGVLVHRGIDFATAEDAVQDALLQATVIWPDRPPADAKAWLVTVAWRKFLDAHRSEVARRDRERRLDAEPPPGVTEYSDDTLQLFFLCAHPSLTATSAVALTLRAVGGLTTRQIADAYLVPEATMAQRISRAKRTVGGVRFDEPGDPATVRRVLYLVFNEGYTGDIDLAAEAIRLTRQLASRTDDEETSGLLALMLLHHARRPARIGSDGTLIPLAAQDRSRWDTSLIVEGVKILQAALARDRLGEFQAQAAIAALHADAPQAAETDWLQIVGWYDELLRITDSPVVQLNRAVAVGEADGAAAGLAALSGVPAGVPRRTAAAAYLHEKAGDRGEAARLYADAAVEATNVAERDHLTRQAARIGHERRS; this is encoded by the coding sequence ATGGACGAGCTGCTGCTCAGGGAGCTGACTCCTGCGGTCATCGGCGTTCTCGTGCATCGCGGGATCGACTTCGCGACTGCCGAGGACGCCGTCCAGGATGCACTCCTACAGGCCACGGTGATCTGGCCCGACCGCCCGCCCGCCGACGCCAAGGCGTGGTTGGTGACGGTGGCGTGGCGCAAGTTCCTGGACGCTCACCGCTCCGAGGTCGCGCGGCGGGACAGGGAGCGGCGCCTCGACGCCGAGCCGCCACCCGGGGTCACCGAGTACTCCGACGACACACTCCAGCTCTTCTTCCTCTGCGCCCATCCCTCGTTGACCGCGACGTCGGCGGTTGCCCTCACGCTGCGGGCGGTCGGCGGCCTGACGACCCGGCAGATCGCCGACGCCTATCTGGTCCCGGAGGCCACGATGGCCCAGCGCATCAGCCGGGCAAAGCGCACGGTCGGCGGCGTGCGGTTCGACGAGCCCGGCGACCCGGCGACCGTTCGACGCGTCCTGTATCTCGTGTTCAACGAGGGCTACACCGGCGACATCGACCTGGCCGCCGAGGCGATCCGGCTGACCCGGCAGCTGGCGTCGCGGACGGATGACGAGGAGACCTCGGGTCTGCTGGCTCTCATGCTGCTGCACCATGCCCGCCGGCCCGCCCGGATCGGATCCGACGGCACGTTGATCCCGCTGGCCGCGCAGGATCGTTCGCGCTGGGACACTTCCCTCATCGTCGAGGGCGTGAAGATCCTGCAGGCCGCGCTGGCTCGTGATCGGCTCGGTGAGTTCCAGGCGCAGGCCGCGATCGCCGCCTTGCATGCCGACGCCCCTCAGGCTGCGGAAACCGACTGGCTGCAGATCGTCGGCTGGTACGACGAGCTGCTCCGGATCACCGACAGTCCCGTGGTGCAACTCAACCGGGCCGTCGCGGTGGGCGAGGCCGATGGTGCGGCCGCAGGTCTCGCGGCGTTGTCGGGCGTCCCCGCCGGTGTTCCACGACGTACGGCCGCCGCGGCCTACCTGCACGAGAAGGCGGGCGACCGTGGGGAGGCGGCCCGGTTGTACGCCGACGCCGCCGTCGAGGCGACGAACGTGGCCGAGCGTGATCACCTCACACGACAGGCGGCGCGGATCGGCCACGAACGGCGGTCCTGA
- a CDS encoding ABC transporter permease — MTIHSASPATHGTADLRFHPFRDSATMLRRNLRHMVRYPSMTVTLIGMPVVFLLLFVYVFGGTMGAGLGEASGGRADYVDYVVPAIILMTVTATVQGTSISIAMDLTEGIIARFRTMHIARVSVLTGHVLGSVIQAMLALAIVIGVSLLVGFRPDAGPVDWLATAGFLVVVTFALVWLAVALGQTASTVEAASNVGMPLILLPFLSSGFVPTDSMPAGLRWFAEYQPFTPIIETLRGLLMDEPIGSSGWIALCWCAAIALGGYLWSRRLFNREYAR; from the coding sequence ATGACCATTCACAGTGCGTCCCCGGCCACGCACGGCACGGCAGATCTCCGATTCCACCCGTTCCGCGATTCGGCGACGATGCTGCGCCGCAATCTCAGGCACATGGTGCGGTACCCGTCGATGACCGTGACCCTGATCGGCATGCCCGTGGTGTTCCTCCTGTTGTTCGTCTATGTCTTCGGCGGAACGATGGGAGCAGGACTCGGCGAGGCCTCGGGTGGCCGCGCGGACTACGTCGACTACGTGGTGCCCGCGATCATCCTGATGACCGTGACGGCCACGGTGCAGGGCACGTCGATCTCGATCGCGATGGATCTGACCGAGGGCATCATCGCCCGGTTCCGCACGATGCACATCGCCCGCGTCTCGGTGCTCACCGGCCACGTGCTCGGCAGCGTGATCCAGGCGATGCTCGCCCTTGCGATCGTGATCGGCGTGTCATTGCTGGTCGGTTTCCGTCCCGATGCCGGACCGGTCGACTGGCTGGCCACCGCCGGTTTCCTCGTGGTGGTGACCTTTGCGCTCGTCTGGCTGGCGGTTGCGCTCGGTCAGACCGCATCGACCGTCGAGGCGGCGAGCAATGTGGGGATGCCGTTGATCCTGCTCCCGTTCCTGAGCAGCGGCTTCGTTCCCACCGACTCGATGCCGGCCGGACTGCGCTGGTTCGCCGAGTACCAGCCGTTCACACCCATCATCGAAACGCTGCGCGGTCTGTTGATGGACGAGCCGATCGGCAGCAGTGGCTGGATCGCGCTCTGCTGGTGCGCCGCCATCGCACTCGGCGGTTACCTCTGGTCGAGGCGTTTGTTCAACCGCGAGTACGCCCGCTGA
- a CDS encoding Lsr2 dimerization domain-containing protein — MARVQHVEIIDDLDGEPIDVADVHTVEVEITLPGRRPARYRLDLRADSLAEFEKDIGRYLTRTESVSDVHQNVRSDQRTRSGRSTRSVRKWALANGYSVATHGRLPNSIVRAFEAAH, encoded by the coding sequence ATGGCACGAGTGCAGCACGTCGAGATCATCGATGATCTCGACGGCGAACCCATCGACGTGGCGGACGTGCACACCGTCGAAGTGGAGATCACTCTGCCCGGGCGCCGCCCGGCGCGCTACCGACTCGATCTCCGGGCCGACAGTCTCGCCGAGTTCGAGAAGGACATCGGCAGATACCTGACGCGCACCGAGTCCGTATCGGACGTACACCAGAACGTTCGATCGGATCAGCGAACCCGCTCGGGTCGCAGCACGCGCTCGGTTCGGAAATGGGCTCTCGCCAACGGCTATTCGGTGGCCACCCACGGTCGATTGCCGAACTCGATCGTGCGCGCGTTCGAGGCTGCGCACTGA
- a CDS encoding ATP-binding cassette domain-containing protein yields MTSTSTPPAIAVTGLRKSFGDNVVLDGIDLTVPQGTVYSLLGANGAGKTTTVKILSTLSTADSGDIRVAGHDLSTEPDAVRAAIGVTGQFSAVDNLLTGTENMHLMADLHHLSGKAGRRRTVELLEQFDLVDVAGKPVSTYSGGLRRRLDLAMTLVGNPRIIFLDEPTTGLDPRSRRGVWQIVRDLVADGVTIFLTTQYLDEADDLADRIAVLDKGRLVAEGTADELKRRVPGGHVSLRFTDPLRFDAAARVLDPASRDNSALVLRVANDGSLRSLRTLIERLDHDDIEVDELSVHTPDLDDVFFALTGNPSTEKVNS; encoded by the coding sequence ATGACCTCCACCTCAACTCCGCCCGCAATCGCGGTGACGGGACTACGAAAGTCGTTCGGCGATAACGTCGTGCTCGACGGCATCGATCTGACCGTGCCGCAGGGGACGGTCTACTCGCTGCTCGGCGCGAACGGCGCGGGTAAGACCACCACCGTCAAGATCCTGTCCACCCTGAGCACCGCCGACTCCGGGGACATCCGGGTCGCGGGTCACGACCTCTCGACCGAACCCGACGCGGTCCGGGCCGCAATAGGTGTGACCGGCCAGTTCTCGGCGGTGGACAACCTCCTGACCGGCACAGAGAACATGCACCTGATGGCGGACCTCCACCACCTGTCCGGGAAAGCCGGTCGGCGACGGACCGTCGAACTGCTCGAACAGTTCGACCTCGTCGACGTCGCCGGGAAGCCGGTCTCGACGTACTCCGGTGGCCTGCGCCGACGGCTCGATCTCGCGATGACGTTGGTCGGCAACCCCCGGATCATCTTCCTCGACGAGCCGACCACCGGACTCGACCCGCGGAGCAGGCGCGGCGTGTGGCAGATCGTCCGTGACCTGGTGGCCGACGGCGTCACGATCTTCCTGACCACCCAGTATCTCGACGAGGCCGACGATCTGGCCGACCGGATCGCGGTCCTGGACAAGGGCCGTCTGGTCGCCGAGGGCACAGCAGACGAGCTCAAGCGGCGGGTTCCCGGTGGCCACGTCAGTCTGCGATTCACCGATCCGCTGCGGTTCGATGCGGCCGCGCGCGTCCTCGACCCGGCGTCTCGTGACAACAGCGCGCTCGTCCTGCGTGTGGCCAATGACGGCAGCCTCCGGTCGCTGCGGACCTTGATCGAGCGGCTCGACCACGACGACATCGAGGTCGACGAATTGTCCGTGCACACACCCGATCTCGACGATGTCTTCTTCGCCCTCACCGGCAACCCCAGCACAGAGAAGGTGAACTCCTGA
- a CDS encoding NAD(P)H-binding protein — protein MNDSLHCLVTGATGYVGGRLAPRLLARGHHVRALARNPSKLADAPWVADDRADVVRGDLSDRDSLDDAFVGIDVVYHLVHSMSTDADFAEEERRSARNVAAAATSAGVSRIVYLGGLHPEGTDLSEHLASRAEVGQILIDSQIETVALQAGTLIGSGSASFELIRHLTERLPAMTTPRWVHNKIQPIAVADALYYLVEAATADVPESRTWDIGGPDVLEYGDMMQGYAEVAGLPRRQMVVVPFLTPTIASRWVRFVTPIRGKVARPLIESLECDAVCRDHAIDDVISPPPGGLLSYPEALAATMDRVQRGDSTVPWTNAAADVSAAQPLPTDPPWSGEAVFVTVTSSEVHESPDDAWDRLSHRLGPEWTVVDSVPSTHLRLRADSGRPGSAFVDHRLDAQTSGPPPVTRITTTSSFFPRGLGGLLYWRLGTPLRRLGVRPVDPFR, from the coding sequence GTGAACGACTCACTGCATTGCCTCGTCACCGGTGCGACCGGCTATGTCGGGGGTCGACTCGCGCCGCGGTTGCTCGCGCGCGGGCACCACGTTCGTGCGCTCGCACGGAACCCGTCGAAGCTCGCCGACGCTCCCTGGGTGGCCGACGATCGAGCCGACGTCGTGCGCGGAGATCTGTCCGACCGCGATTCGCTCGACGACGCCTTCGTCGGCATCGATGTGGTGTATCACCTCGTGCATTCGATGAGTACCGACGCCGACTTCGCGGAGGAGGAACGTCGCTCGGCCCGGAACGTCGCGGCGGCGGCGACGTCGGCAGGGGTGTCCCGGATCGTCTACCTGGGTGGCCTGCATCCCGAGGGGACCGATCTGTCCGAACATCTGGCATCTCGAGCCGAGGTCGGTCAGATCTTGATCGACTCACAGATCGAGACGGTCGCCCTGCAGGCCGGCACACTCATCGGATCGGGCTCGGCATCGTTCGAGTTGATCCGCCATCTCACCGAGCGTTTGCCTGCGATGACGACGCCGCGGTGGGTGCACAACAAGATTCAGCCGATCGCCGTCGCCGATGCGCTCTACTACCTGGTGGAGGCGGCGACAGCCGATGTGCCGGAGTCGCGGACCTGGGATATCGGCGGCCCGGACGTGTTGGAGTACGGCGACATGATGCAGGGCTACGCGGAGGTCGCCGGACTACCGCGTCGGCAGATGGTCGTCGTGCCATTCCTCACCCCGACGATCGCGAGCCGCTGGGTACGGTTCGTGACGCCGATCCGCGGCAAGGTCGCGCGCCCGTTGATCGAATCGCTGGAATGCGACGCGGTCTGCCGAGATCACGCCATCGACGACGTGATCTCACCGCCGCCGGGCGGTCTGCTGTCCTATCCGGAAGCGCTGGCCGCGACCATGGATCGCGTCCAGCGTGGCGACAGCACAGTGCCGTGGACGAATGCCGCGGCGGATGTCTCCGCGGCACAACCCCTGCCGACCGATCCGCCGTGGTCCGGCGAGGCTGTCTTTGTGACGGTGACGAGCTCAGAGGTGCACGAGTCGCCCGATGACGCCTGGGACCGCCTCTCCCACCGGCTCGGCCCCGAGTGGACCGTCGTCGACTCGGTGCCGTCCACGCACCTGCGACTCCGCGCCGACAGCGGCCGGCCGGGCAGCGCCTTCGTCGACCACCGCCTCGACGCGCAGACGTCCGGGCCACCGCCCGTCACCCGGATCACGACGACGTCCAGCTTCTTTCCGCGTGGGCTCGGTGGACTGCTCTATTGGCGGCTCGGCACCCCACTCCGTCGACTGGGTGTCCGCCCGGTGGATCCGTTCCGCTGA
- a CDS encoding DUF4097 family beta strand repeat-containing protein produces the protein MTITVPSGSSVTAAVQLGNFTTTGRLGDCRFSTSAGNVGVDRTGPLRVDTSFGDIAAEEVGGNAEFHTGSGNIRIGEVDGSAVVKNSNGDTMIDTVTGDIRVRSANGAIAIDRTSANVEAKTSNGSIRLGEIVRGSVELATGMGDLEIGIATGTAALLEVSTKFGQVRNLMDPTPRPEASDETVEVHAHTSFGGITIRRS, from the coding sequence GTGACGATCACCGTGCCCAGCGGCTCGTCCGTGACGGCCGCCGTCCAGTTGGGGAACTTCACCACCACGGGCCGGCTGGGGGATTGCCGGTTCTCGACATCCGCCGGGAACGTCGGCGTCGATCGGACCGGCCCGCTGCGGGTGGACACGTCCTTCGGCGACATCGCCGCGGAGGAGGTCGGCGGGAACGCCGAATTCCACACCGGCTCAGGCAACATCCGCATCGGCGAGGTCGACGGCTCCGCAGTCGTCAAGAACTCCAACGGCGACACCATGATCGACACGGTCACCGGCGACATCCGGGTGCGGTCGGCGAACGGCGCCATCGCGATCGACCGCACCTCAGCGAACGTGGAGGCGAAAACCTCCAACGGGAGCATCCGTCTCGGCGAGATCGTCCGGGGATCGGTCGAACTGGCGACCGGGATGGGAGATCTCGAGATCGGCATCGCCACGGGCACCGCAGCCCTACTCGAGGTGAGCACCAAGTTCGGGCAGGTGCGCAACCTGATGGATCCGACGCCCCGGCCCGAGGCATCCGACGAGACCGTCGAGGTGCATGCGCACACGTCGTTCGGCGGCATCACGATCCGCCGTTCCTGA